From a region of the Zingiber officinale cultivar Zhangliang chromosome 4B, Zo_v1.1, whole genome shotgun sequence genome:
- the LOC121974374 gene encoding protein WVD2-like 7, with amino-acid sequence MATDVDEAYQGWSQELSDGYESHEIPASQMLDHGSISFGRFPIETLSWERRSVFTHNRCQEELEKFNGLVAKKKAYFEERYRRIRARKAEQNQQTELTLDYSGDCSISSQSGEEDAAAIQYENIRDGKDYSVHSSTEEAEPGTTYEQEISHSEPLQERCLCPDSTLPNLTLRIEVLDSPKQTKNSDDMLLVQPFETPSPLRHTDDLEEKSQFRSNLDHKEAMQKPQDKVLDLKPRRVAQGTTLDTSKSNSHQSQSIVKSLDYKSISHVKDLASGKNIRGETKVNVVQSSKGVRTTSKMASQTPIKATTCTVKSSTRPTSVASSRPHIETHTILTTPGLFTLVMERRASKRGSTEKLTSGGSNLHASKPIHPKDSSSSQVMMNKDVATNGLTKRRPEVKRDKKGVRSIPLAVDSRSNSLKRTQALVAPPKSRSVNLPSRTKLTTCVRVETQIQTTKGAKQKEGNAKDRQFQQIDAKIAPMVSRNLTATKKPLITQQTHLSQGGRQSRMVDDLPVDGRKTRRSETPKWR; translated from the exons ATGGCAACTGATGTTGATGAAGCTTATCAAGGATGGTCTCAGGAGCTCTCTGATGGATATGAGTCGCAT GAAATTCCAGCATCTCAAATGCTTGATCACGGTTCCATTTCCTTTGGACGATTTCCAATTGAAACATTGTCATGGGAAAGGAGGTCAGTTTTTACTCACAACAGATGTCAGGAGGAACTAGAGAAGTTCAATGGTCTAGTTGCAAAAAAGAAAGCCTATTTTGAAGAGCGTTATAGAAGGATTAGAGCAAGGAAAGCTGAACAGAATCAGCAAACAGAGCTTACACTGGATTATAGTGGTGATTGTAGTATTTCTAGtcaaagtggagaagaagatgcaGCAGCTATACAATATGAAAACATTAGAGATGGGAAAGACTACAGTGTTCATTCTTCCACAGAAGAAGCTGAACCTGGAACAACCTATGAACAAGAAATCAGCCATAGTGAGCCACTTCAAGAAAGATGCTTATGTCCAGATTCCACACTGCCTAATCTTACTTTGCGGATAGAAGTTTTGGATAGCCCTAAGCAAACTAAGAACTCTGACGATATGTTGCTGGTGCAACCATTCGAGACTCCATCACCATTGCGTCATACTGATGATTTAGAGGAGAAATCACAGTTTAGGAGCAATCTTGACCATAAAGAGGCCATGCAGAAACCACAGGACAAGGTATTAGATCTGAAGCCCAGAAGAGTTGCACAAGGGACAACACTAGATACGAGCAAATCAAACTCTCATCAGTCACAATCAATTGTCAAATCCCTGGATTATAAATCAATTTCCCACGTTAAG GACCTTGCTTCAGGTAAAAACATCAGAGGAGAAACTAAGGTGAATGTGGTTCAGTCATCAAAGGGAGTAAGAACGACATCAAAGATGGCCAGTCAAACTCCAATCAAGGCAACAACTTGTACGGTCAAAAGCTCTACTAGGCCTACCTCGGTCGCTTCAAGTAGACCACATATAGAAACACACACTATATTAACTACCCCAGGTCTGTTTACACTTGTAATGGAAAgaagagcaagcaaaagaggaagTACAGAAAAGCTGACCTCTGGGGGCTCAAACTTGCATGCATCTAAGCCAATTCACCCTAAGGATAGTTCAAGTTCACAG GTCATGATGAACAAAGACGTTGCAACAAATGGATTGACaaagagaagaccagaagttaaAAG GGACAAAAAAGGAGTAAGAAGTATTCCCTTGGCAGTTGATAGTCGGTCTAATAGCTTGAAGCGAACTCAGGCACTTGTTGCACCACCCAAGTCAAG GTCAGTTAACCTTCCTTCTCGGACCAAGCTTACAACTTGTGTCAGAGTTGAGACCCAGATTCAAACAACCAAAGGAGCTAAACAAAAAGAG GGAAATGCCAAAGACAGACAGTTTCAACAAATCGATGCCAAGATAGCTCCTATGGTATCTAGGAATCTGACAGCAACTAAGAAG CCACTCATCACTCAACAGACGCATTTGTCTCAAGGAGGGAGGCAATCAAGGATGGTTGATGATCTGCCCGTCGACGGGAGAAAGACAAG GAGATCAGAGACACCAAAATGGCGATAA
- the LOC121974375 gene encoding TVP38/TMEM64 family membrane protein slr0305-like, which yields MQSTRTCPSSPLLASPFPSASSFSFSFSTVTRRRITIFRPLSSLRESKKATLRKATNVPRNIRFEDRKGRGDGGRKEEDDEGELGGDSALKGTILAGILLVGVVGGFGTVGYVYREQINAFLTQFSGFIDGYGPAGYALFVLVYSGLEILAIPAIPLTMSAGLLFGSVTGTIIVSISGTIAASVAFLIARYFARERILKLVEGNKKFLAIDKAIGENGFRVVTLLRLSPLLPFSLGNYLYGLTSVKFVPYVLGSWLGMLPGTWAYVSAGAFGRAVIQEESDVGLPGGNGQLLTLGLGLLFTAIAAAYVTRLAKDAVKDIE from the exons ATGCAATCGACGAGGACTTGCCCCTCCTCGCCCCTCCTCGCATCTCCCTTTCCTTCCGCCTCCTCCTTCTCCTTTTCCTTCTCCACCGTCACTAGGCGGCGCATCACTATCTTCCGTCCGCTCTCCTCCCTCAGGGAGTCCAAGAAGGCCACTCTTCGTAAGGCCACCAACGTCCCCCGGAATATAAGGTTCGAAGACCGAAAGGGAAGGGGCGATGGAGGCCGCAAGGAGGAGGACGACGAGGGGGAGCTCGGCGGGGATTCCGCTCTGAAGGGGACGATCCTTGCGGGGATTCTTTTGGTAGGGGTCGTCGGAGGGTTCGGGACTGTTGGGTACGTGTACAGGGAGCAGATTAATGCTTTTTTGACTCAGTTCTCCGGTTTCATTGACG GTTATGGGCCCGCTGGGTACGCTTTATTTGTGCTCGTTTATTCTGGACTCGAG ATTTTGGCAATTCCAGCAATTCCCTTAACCATGTCAGCAGGACTTCTGTTTGGTAGTGTGACTGGAACCATCATTGTATCGATTAGTGGGACG ATTGCTGCTTCGGTAGCTTTTCTTATTGCTAGGTATTTTGCAAGGGAACGGATTCTCAAATTGGTTGAAGGAAATAAGAAATTTTTGGCAATTGACAAGGCAATTGGAGAAAATGGCTTTAGAGTTGTTACACTCCTTCGATTGAGTCCTTTGCTCCCATTTTCTTTGGGAAACTATCTATATGGCTTGACATCAGTGAAGTTTGTGCCTTATGTTCTAGGAAG CTGGTTGGGAATGCTTCCAGGGACATGGGCTTATGTTAGTGCAGGTGCATTTGGGCGAGCTGTAATT CAAGAGGAGTCAGATGTGGGGTTACCAGGAGGGAATGGTCAGTTACTGACTCTTGGCTTAGGGCTGTTATTCACAGCCATTGCTGCAGCTTATGTAACTCGTCTTGCAAAG GATGCAGTAAAAGATATCGAATAG
- the LOC121974373 gene encoding ras-related protein RABA2a-like, whose translation MARRGGLQEEYDYLFKMVLIGDSGVGKSNLLSRFTRNQFSIDSKSTIGVEFATRTLQVEGKTVKAQVWDTAGQERYRAITSAYYRGALGALLVYDVTKPKSFENASRWLKELRDHADSNITVMLIGNKTDLKHLRAIATEDAESFAEKEGIFFMETSALEATNVEKAFQIILSEIYTIMCKKSLISSTGPRLKPGASENIKGGNTIEVTETNATNTQSRCCST comes from the exons ATGGCGAGGCGAGGGGGATTGCAGGAGGAGTACGATTATCTGTTCAAGATGGTCTTGATCGGCGACTCGGGTGTCGGCAAATCCAACCTCCTCTCCCGCTTCACCAGAAACCAATTTTCCATCGACTCCAAGTCCACCATCGGCGTCGAATTCGCCACCCGCACCCTCCAG GTTGAAGGCAAGACGGTAAAAGCACAGGTATGGGACACAGCAGGTCAAGAACGATACCGAGCAATCACCAGTGCCTACTACCGTGGTGCCCTTGGTGCACTCCTTGTTTATGATGTAACTAAGCCTAAGTCCTTTGAAAATGCCAGTCGTTGGCTCAAGGAGCTCCGTGATCACGCTGATTCAAACATCACAGTCATGCTCATTGGTAATAAAACTGATCTCAAGCATCTCCGTGCCATCGCCACAGAGGATGCTGAAAGCTTTGCTGAGAAGGAAGGCATTTTCTTCATGGAGACCTCTGCCCTCGAGGCTACCAATGTGGAGAAGGCATTTCAGATCATTCTTTCCGAGATATATACCATCATGTGCAAGAAGTCCCTGATCTCTTCCACAGGACCCAGGCTGAAGCCAGGAGCTTCTGAGAACATAAAGGGAGGAAACACCATTGAGGTGACAGAGACTAATGCTACCAACACACAAAGTAGATGCTGTTCAACATAG